DNA from Vitis vinifera cultivar Pinot Noir 40024 chromosome 19, ASM3070453v1:
TTTGGCGATTTTAatataatctattatttatcaaagataataataagaaaaggcCAACAAAAATCCCAATGTGGACATTGGCAAAGCGCATGATTTCTCATTCTTTGAAAGATTTGTATAGGTTGGATTGCAAAAAGTCATTCTTTCATTTTAGCCTCTTTAGACCATCATCCCTCTTTGAAAAGATGAAGGGATCATTACCAGTTTCTGTTAGATGCTGCTGCAAATaccataaaattttgaattgtacTACCTTTGTTCCTCTTGTATTGAACCACAGTTTTGCTACAATCTAAGGTTCGGAGTTCACAGTGAATGGATAGATGCTATGACAATCGAAGACGAAGACCACGTATCACCGAGTATATAGATGGATGACATACCTAGAAACTCGAACGTAAGACCTGATTAAAAGGTATAAAATGAttgcaaatttaaaaattcattcccTCCAACTTGAAAAgcaactcattttttatataaatatgctTCATTATTCTGTTATTTACAACTAAGGTggtgtggtgtttgtttttttacttaattctaaataaaattttaatgtttaataacgaaaaatattaagttgtttgtttttgtaatattttatttctattaagtattaaataaataaataaaaattaatatgttattttttttatttaaaaaatatatatatattttaaccttttttatttaataaaaaatttataataaattatgaagaagtagaaaaacaaataatctaaattctaaaaataaattgctttcatcaataaaccaaaaaaataaacacagtATAAGTTTTAAAAGAGAATGCTATTTTTGTGAGCactttttagattgaaaaaagTGTGGagatttaaatttacaaattgaGAATCAaatgaccctttttttttttttttttgccctatTGGACTTGAATGTGAAACTTCCCACAAACCTACCCAACCCTTTTGTCATTCGAATCATACCTCAACGGCCTAATCAATTAATGCTTTAAAACCATTAGAGACTCGAACCCAAGACTTCCAGTCAAAAAGTTTCTAACTGTTACGTAAATCCACAATGTATGGCAGGGTaacaagaaatatatatatatctaaaaatcaGCTATGTACTTGGTTTTTGTAGTTTGTAAATTGCTTAGTGTGTTTATAGTCTGTGAAGATAGTAGTATAATTTGAGGAGCAACAGATATTTCTACTTTTTGATCAACAACTGTATATCTTGAAAGGATTGCTCGGCCTTTTCTGTATTTATCATAAACTGAAAGGTATATATTGGTTTctgacaaaaataaaatgaacgTTGAACTTGGTAGAGTAAGACTTGCAGGCCAAATAAGTCCATTTTCTAACCTGAAGACCAATAACTTAACTCAATTATGCTGCATGTCACCACAATATTCATGGTAAATTATGAGGATAATAATTCATTCAAGTTTAAACccgaaaaaccaaaaaacaaaaagaaaagaatccgATACAATTAGAACACTGGCCTCACTTCCATTTCTATTTGGGTTTCCCAATCATTTTAGGGCTTATACCATTGTGGGAATGCCAGCACTTCATTTACATTTCCACAGAAGCTTAATAGCTGTAGAAGTTCTTCTCAATTGCCCTTTTCATGGGAGCACAAATGATCACTTGAAAGCGAAACTCGGGTTATTAAAGGACTGAGttcagaaaataaaaacaactaataaCACCACCTATTACTAGACCACCAAGAAGCCAATCAAAGAACAAATaactcttgaaaaaaaaaactaagatgtTTCAGAAGAACCACCAAATAGTTTTTGCTTTCTGGTTTGTTATGAAAATCCAGCAAGTTAAGACAAGTCAGAGGAGATCCAGATGGAATGGCATCAAAGGGAACCCTACCTTATGATTGATTTGGAGGAGAATGAGAGAATTGATGTACAAGATTTACATTCAATCTTGTGCATGGGATGGTGCTGTTTACCCTCTCGGTTTTCAACCGTCTCGAATCAAGTTGGTTGGCTCACTCAAAACATAATGGGGTAGTTCATATTTTGCACCTGCAGCAAGGTTTTGTAGGGCATTGTGGATGGAGTTTTAGGGCAGAGAGAAATGAAAATAGAGTATTTTTACATTGAAAAACTACGGGAAATACTTGCCACAGAAACAGGAAGGAATGCAAATGGATAGGTACCTCTTTCATCATAGCAAATTGTCAAATCGGCACTTTGAACAATGACCCCTGCGCTGTCCACAATTGCTTGTGCAAGGGTTAGATCAGCTTCGGCAGCAGCTCGAAGTGCATCCCAGATCTCTAGAGTTGAGgaaaatgatattaatatttttgatcTTGTAATACTAACAAGAGACAATGACAAGATAAAATCAAGTTCTCCAGTTAAAGAAGTAGCAAGTGACATAGTAATATAAGCATGATTCAGCTAAAACAACATGAATATGTGAAACCCCTCATGAAAGGTATGTCAAGCATATTTCTGGGAAAGTAATCtacttttaatgaaaattagtCTCACTAGACCTAAAAATGAAGCTTAGATTCACACACAAAATTATGTGTGAGAAGATCACACAACAGGATGGCTATTGAAGCCGAGCTCTTAGAACTTCAGGAGGGCTGGTCCTAGCATTTAGATGTCAGCATTAGAAGCCTTCAAATTGAAGGGGATCTTGGcagttattttctttcttctggGAAGGAAGGTCCTTGGACACTCTCCCACTAGCTGAGGAGGATAGTCCTTGAAGGAGATTTTCTTCCACACGAGGAATTTGTAGTTTTATTCACTCTGGTTCAGTTTTCAGCCTATGAGCTTAGTTTGTCTTTGTAGATGGTCCGTCTGTGTCTTATCAATACAATTTCTTGTTTCTTatcaaaagaagataaaaagaaaaattacaatgACATCGCCTCTGTCTATAAAAGGAATGGAGATGATTCCATCTCTTTCTAAACTACAGTGCAGACAAGGACTccaaaaatatgagaaaacaaagaAGTGGGAAGCAAAAAGTGTTGACAAGAAAGAGAATAGCACACACAAGAACACATAAGAAAATGTGCTAAAGCCTGAAGAAGCATATAAGCAAGAGTCATGTGAGCTAATAGGTCCTATGGAATACCTCTACACTTTATgtaattttagaatttctttATAAGCTCGATTCCAGAAGATTAGAAACCAAGCTTCCcaataataaaacaagaaataacaCTGGAAGCAAAATCCTGAGACTGTGAAAGAACAATTGcaaaattttaggaaacaaaaaactTAAACCAAGGGACTGAACAATATAAAACATTCAGCATCTTACTCAACACAGTTTAGAATGAATTTTCTTTCTTGAAGTGAACCAGCTTGGAGCTTGGTGCTGCTATTGCCCATAGTTGGTTAAAAGTACAAATAGCCACCTAATCTGTCTTAAATGGGTTACCATTTAAAATTATGAACATTGACTAGAGAAGtcataaatatgttttagatattaaaaatgggaaatatctgtgcgtgtgtgtgtggaaaaaaaaaccctaatcaaAACAGATAACGGAGGTTACCACACATGAGAGAGCAAATCAGGACCAGAACTTTGCTTCTTTTGTATTGGTAGGTAATATTTTTTACCATACATCACCCTACAAGGCTCATTAACCGTTCACTCTTAAGGATATGCATTAAGCAAAAATATCATTTCCtgattcataaaaaattcaaccccaaaaaaacaagaaacaaaaggaagaaaattacaggataaattcaag
Protein-coding regions in this window:
- the LOC100267634 gene encoding uncharacterized protein LOC100267634; this translates as MGCAGSSQTKGDGTVKKIRKPKPWKNPQPLTKTQLMQMRDEFWDTAPHYGGQKEIWDALRAAAEADLTLAQAIVDSAGVIVQSADLTICYDERGAKYELPHYVLSEPTNLIRDG